The Kosakonia sacchari SP1 genome includes a window with the following:
- the yedF gene encoding sulfurtransferase-like selenium metabolism protein YedF — protein MNIVPDYRLDMSGEPCPYPAVATLEALPQLKKGEILEVVSDCPQSINNIPLDARNHGYTVLDIQQDGPTIRYLIQK, from the coding sequence ATGAACATTGTGCCTGATTACCGTCTTGATATGAGCGGTGAGCCCTGCCCTTACCCGGCTGTTGCCACACTTGAAGCGCTGCCGCAGTTAAAAAAAGGCGAGATTCTGGAAGTGGTAAGTGACTGCCCGCAATCCATTAACAATATTCCTCTGGATGCGCGTAATCACGGCTATACCGTGCTGGATATTCAGCAAGATGGGCCGACGATCCGCTATTTGATACAAAAATAA